A region of the Mycoavidus sp. HKI genome:
GGTCAACGTGTCATACACGCTGATTGTGCCGTCGCCAAGGCCCACTGCGCAGGTTTTCCCATCCGGGGAATACATGCAGACCCTGACCGGGCTCTTTTCTTCAAGAAAAGGCAATTCACCAAACTGTGCACCCGCCATTTTTGCGCCGGTCAAATTGGCCTGGCGCAGCCAACTATTGCGCAGTTTGACTTTCCTTAAATCCGCCCCTTGCAACTGCGCAGAATCGAATACGCCCTGATTCAGATCAGCGCCTGGAATCTGGATGCCCTGTAAATCTGCTCCATTAAACTGCACGCCCGCTCTAACCAAGATCGTGATTGCATTAGCCGCGGCCTTGCGAGCTTCTTTGTCGTCCTTAGAGCGCTCTATGACCGCGTGCAGCTGTTCGTTGAACAGGGGCTCCTGTTGTACACGCTCGGCGAGAAATTGCAAAATGGATGGCTCGTTGACAAAATTCTTCTTCCACAAGGGTGAGTCGAGCAAGGGCTTATCAATGTCCACCGCAGCGGCTTCCACCGCAGCTTGGCTATCAAAGCTCCAGTCAGAACTGACGCTGCCTCGACGGTTTGAGGTTTGCGTCAGGGCTACTTTGCGCGCGCGCTCCCCATCTTGCGGCTCAAAGATCGCACGGGCCACCCCATATTCCAATAGCGACCGATGGATAAAACGGAACTGATTGCCACTGCGCGTTAATGGACTGGCTTCACGCAGCAGGTGCTTGTCGTCTTCCCGACCAAAAAATTTTTCTTTCCAGGTCCCTTGATCTCTAAAGTGCGAATACTCAACGACGGGGTTCCCCGCTTGCTCTTGATAGATCTCAGCCGACAAGTTTTTCAAAAAGACAATGCCATTTTGCGTAAAGCCTTCATCGGTCAAGCTCTCAAAGGCTTTCTTTTCTAGCTCGGTTAACTTTTTATCTCCCAAGCGTTTTTTACCACGCTCTAGCCATTGCTCCACGAACTGGTCGTACAGCGCCACCCGGGTTACCCGGACCGTAGAAAACGTTTGACCTACATCCACCATGCGAGGCAGTACCTCTAAGGACAAGGTTAAAAGAAAGGGATTCTTCACTAAGTCTTGTAAGTGAGGAATCTGCTCAAGCGCCTGCTTGTAATCTTTCGCCTGCCAGAGTGGTCTACTCACGGCCACATATTGCTTGATGTACTCGTTAATTTTTTCCTTTGAAAACGGTGCCATCACCGCTTCCTGAAATAGCGCTGACTTGGCCTGGTGATTGCGGTCCGTCGGCTGAAATCGATCCCGATAATCAAGGCCAATATATTCGCTACGGCAGCTGATGACCATTTGCGCCTGCCATTCTCCTGACTGATTCAGCTGATTACTCATATATAGATTATGAGTTTGCTGACTCTCGTCATAGCCATCGCAAATTAAGACGAATTGATGACGTTCTTTTAACTCTCTAATCTGTGGCTCGGTAAAACCCGCTTTGCGTAAGTGCTTGGGAATCAGATCCTGTTCGGGCTTATCGATCGCGGGCAAGTTAATAAAAAGCGGGATGCGTTGATTTTGCTTGGGCGTATAAGCGTGCCATAGGTCCTTTTCGAGCATCCGGTTAAAGGTCGATTTACCCGAGCCGGAATCCCCTAAGAGCAGCATTACCTTTTGCGTACCATCGAGAAATTCGTTGACCTTACCCTTTAGATCGAACAGCGTCTTATCAGATGCTTTTAGGCTAGGCTTGGCCTGTGGCGAGATATACACGGCGTCGCCCCGTTCTTGCAAGCGCTGACGTCTGAGCTTACGTAAATCGACTTCGACATCGGGCTTATTCTGAACGCGGTCTAGTAGAGAGGAAGAGGCCGATAGGGGCAGCACCACGTTCAGTGGATACTGGCTGTGGACTTCCTCCTGGCACTTTTTATAGAGCTCTTGTGTATCGGCATCCCCACTTTTTTCTAACTTAATAAGCATGGTTTTGGCTGCCGTAGCACTCACCGACTTCACAGACTTATCGGATAAGTGGAGCAGGATCTTAATGATCCATTGCTTTACGTCAGCCAACTGACCCCACTCTGTATCGTTGGTATATAGCTCACTGAGAAAATTTAAGGCGCTTTGACGCGTGTCAGCGTCCCATAGCGGATTCGCCGCTATTTGGCCTAAGCGTTCACACAGCCCCCATTGAAAGGCAGGGTGACGGCGGCAGGGAACAGTTCGCACTAATTCCTCAAATGCCGTGAATTGCCCATTTTGCAGCAAGGTGTCACTACCGCGTAGCGCGCTATACCAAGCGCTTTTGCGTTTAAAAGCGAAGCCTTCTCGGAAGCTGTCGATAAGACCCTGTCCACTCTCGTACAACGACATTGCACCTTCAACCCCGTCCTTGAGGGTCTGCGCAACCCCTACCACGTCTGCGACGCCCTGCTGAATACTCTGCAGTCCGTCTACAAAACCCTTCAAGTCAAAGGCTTTGACGGCACTGACGATCCCAGCCACACCACCAACGACTTTAGTGGTGCGCCGCCACGCCGCGTCCCATGGGGTTTCATTATCGGGCACATACAGCAATGCCTGAGAGGCGTAGGCTGCTTTATAAACCAGATAGGGGTCATTGCTCCCTTGTAATCCGTCCATAGAAGCGGCGAGCGGAGCATGGAGTTTTTCGCGATCTAAGCCTGTGACCTGGCTATCGGCCATCGCATCCAACACGTTCGATACCGTGCGCGTTAATTGATAAAGATTGTCCGTGGACTGCCCATGCGTTTCTTGTAAGCGGGTGTTTAAAAGGGTTAATATTTTGACTAAATCATCCGGCTTTAAGGAGCCGCGGGTGGCGCTTTGAATCAGTCGAGCCAGTCCTTCTACCAAATGGAAATCCAGCAAGAGGGGCTGGTTAACGCCATCCACAAACGCTGCTAACAATTTTTGAAAGTTGTCTGGTTTCAGCGCGGGGGCGACACACAAGATTTCGGTGACGGTCGCTTCATCTTTGAGTTCGTCATTGATGAAGGCGCGGATCAAATCGGTGGCGAGCGCATGCAGTCGCTCTCGTTCTTCAGTATTACTGGCGGTGGCTTGTGACCAAAGACGCTCTTTTTTTTCGAGTGTTTCGCTAGAGAGCGCAGTTTCTGATAAAAGGCTCAGGCAGTACGCGAGTTGAGCGGTGCTCGTGAGGCGGTCGTCCACTTCGGGTAGCTCATAGTCAGCGACAGGCCGAGGCACATTCTTAGCAAAAATTTGAAGGGCACTCTGTGTGGTGTCGAGGTCCGGGTTTTCTTGGCTCAGCAGAGAAGGAGAAAGAGACGGCATGGCGAAGGAAGCAGCGGGAGAAAGTAAGGCGTTGATAGAACCAAACATGCTGCTGGGGCGTGTGGCGGCAGGCAATTTGCTTTGCGCTTCGACATGCCCCCAGGTTTTTGCTTTCTCATAGCTGGCATTCGCCTTATCGAGCTTGCCCAGCGCTTTGAGTACATCGCCGCGCTCTAAGTAGATGGCGGCAAGGTCATCCCGCAGGGCTTGGTCTTCTGACGTCTGTGGGGCCTGCGCTTTTCTGAGCGCTTCTTTCACTTGAGATAAAGGAGTCACATGGCGCTCGTCCGCGACTTTGACCAATGAGGCCTTGGCATGCTCATACAAGATAAAAGCGGTTTCCAGATGTTCCGCCTCCTTATGATAACGACCTTCTTTTAAATAGCTTTGAGCAAGCTCTAGGTTGACGGCGGCAGACGTTGCGTGTGTAAGTCTGGACAACATAGGGTTTTCCTTTTATTTTTTGTTACTAAGTATTGTAAGACGGCTTGCTGTACTTCGAAAAATGACAGCTAGCGAGTTTGAAATGACAGTTAGCGAGTCTGGCATGGAGTAGTCATCACGATCTGATCACGATGACTACTCCATCCCCTAGGGCTACATGACTAAACAACTATTTTGCTGATGTCGCACCTCTTCTACAACTTGTTGCGCTTCAGCTTCACTCTTAAACACCCCCTGATACGGGCGGGTACGTGCCTCCAGCGGCGAGCCGAATCGATAGCCGTAAACACTAGGACGCACCTGCTGGGATGGGAGATACAACGCTGCGCCCTCTTCCGCCGTCTCTACCTTGACGCCTGGTTTGGAGAAAAATCCTTGGACACTCCAGCCGCCCTGTAACGACCGCCCCGACTCGTCCGCTTTCGGCTGACTCAAGCGTGCATTCGCTTCCCCCGTCATCAGAGCAAGGATCACCCTTTCCTGAGAAGACAGCATATCGACGCCCCCTGTTCTCAGGTAATCCATCACGCGGCGCGCGCCATACTCGGCCAACGTTTGAATATCTTGGGTGCGCCAGGTTTGTCCCGAGAATACAGGCTGCCAACAACGCGCCGCATAGTAGGCCATTTCTTCTATCTGCTGCTGGATGCCGGCAGACACGCGCAGACCTTTTGATTTCTGCTCAGGATCTGCAACACGCAGGACACCCGCCTTTTGATCACTGCGCTGCGGCTCGCTGAGCAGTTTCGTCACCGCCTGCACGATGGCCGGCAGATCGACCGTGTCGGAGGCTCCGGTCGTGGCATTGAATTCGATTTTGGGTAATGCACGTGATACCGCCTCGATCAGCCTTTCTGCTAACGCGGCTTTATTTTTCAGCAGCGCTTCACCATTCGCGCGTCGCAGCAGTTGAATAATTTGATACAGCTGCTCTTCTTGGAATTGTTTGGCAAAGAGGTTAGCATGCTTGTTCTCTGGCGCGTCCAAATTAATCCGCTGCGCCAAAGTGTGGTACCACAACTCCTCTTGCTGAAGCTGCTGCGTACGTTTTTCCTCCTGGGTTTTTTCCTGAGCTTCGAGCGCAGCAATTTTCTGTGTGAGCTCGGCTGCTTGGGTCTCGAGGGCGGCTTGCTGTTCGAGGACTGCTTTTGCATGCTGCTGCCACAACCAGGCATAGGCCGTGGCCTCGACGACCTTAATCTGATCGCGAGAAATGAGTTTCGGCGGTGCACTGCAGGCGATCAACTGTGCTTCACAATACGCTGTCAGGCTCGCCTGGGTCTCCCAGCTGGCTGTTTGTACAGCAATTTGGTCCTGTGTGACCGTCTGCTGATGTTGCAGCAGTTTTTGTTCTATTTTGAGGCCTAAGACTTTTGTCACCGACTGAAAGGCCCCTATTTGGATGGGCAAAGCCTGGTCAACGAAGAGCTTAGCCAGAGCCCAATACTCCGTTTCGTAAAACGCTCGCGCGAGATTGAAGTAAGCACGGCCCTGTCTTTCTCGACGCTTGCCATCGTAAAGGAGAATCTGGCAGGTGTGCGTCATCCCGGCCTCAAAATCCCCCCCCGCCAGATAAGCTTCGCCAAGGTAAATGGACAGCATCCCCAATGCTTGGTGTTGGTTTGCCGTCTCGTGTCTCAGGAAAATACGGTGCGTCTCGTACAGCGCATCGATCGCAGGTTGATAATTCCGCTCAGCTGCCGGCCGAGCATCTTCCAATTCCTTCTGGATAATCCCCTGATCAATCAAAATCTCGGCGCGCACACGTTCGTTGAATACCGCCGGATGTCGATCGAACCATCTCGCTAATTCATCAAACCTTTCGAGCGCATCAACTAAACGTCCTTGCTTGCGCAACGCCCGGGTGAGATTGCGCAGCGTATAGGCAATCGCCTCAGGATTGCCGACTTCGCCCAAATTGACTTGAATGGCGTAACTTTTCTCAAAATTCTGAATCACTTCCACGGCAACCTGGCCGCGTGGAACCAGCTGAGAAGCGAGGGTCCCCTCTTGATACAGATATTCTTCCGCATATAGTTTGAGTAATTTGGCCTCTTCCTGATTGGCCTCTTGCCGAGTGATGGACAAGGCAAAGTCCTCTGGCCGCTGTTCAAAGTGCGCGAGTTGTTCCTTGGACAGCCCCTGCTTAAAGAAGCGCTGGGCCCCTTGCAGACAATCATGGGCTAGCTGTAACTCACCGTGATGTAGGTAGTAGAGTCTGGCTAGGCTGCTACCCAACGTCAGCACTTGGTGCAGCAAAGGCAAATTCTTAGCAAAGGAGACCGTAGCACAGGTCTCAAAAACAAGCGTATGGACCAGATCAGTATAGGGTTTTAAGTCTTCTGGCTTGTTATGACGACCATCTGAGCTTTCGTTATCTGTCAAATAATTGAAAACCTCAGACAGTCGCTGGATGTTTTTTTCAAGCAGCGGACGTTGTTCTGACAGATACCGTTTTTGCACCACGCTTAGGAAGGCCGGGTTAAGCTTGAGACTGTTAGTCGCCTGATCGAGGTCCACAATCTCGAGCTGCTTCTGGGACAATATCTGAATGGCGTCTTGATCAACCTGTTCATTGCCAAAAAAGGCAAAGGGGATGCGAGGTTCTCCCAGCCAGGCCGCCTGTTTAAGGATAGTCAGTGCCCGCGCTGTGACCGGGTTCGTTACCGTTTCCGCTTCTAGTGGCCCTAGACTCGCCTGCGCGATCTCACTCAATAAGATATCTCGCACCTCTTGGTGTTGCTCAGGTTGCGCCAAAAAGTCGGCAAAGTTCCTAAAACCCGCCATCGTAGCTTGGTAATGTCGGCACAACGCCTGAATGACAGCTGGAAACCCCTCTGTCATGCGAATCACCTGAGCAAAATCACACGCGTCGAGCGGCTCTTGCGGCAGGCACTGCTGAACTAAATCCTTCGCTTGCTCCGAGGTAAAAAGGCTCAGGGGCAGAGAGTCAACGTCTCGCTCTAAGCATTGTTTGAGCTTATCGGTCAATGGCTGGGCTGTTGTATAAATCAATTGACCGGACCAAAAAGACGGCTTCAGCCAAGTCAAGACAAGATCGGCATTACTCGGCGTTAGCCCGTCCAAGATCAATAATGAACGAGGATGTTGCTGCACATAGCTTGCCACTTGCCGCAGGGCTGTTTGCGGCCTTAGATTGCCATAACCGAGCGCGTAACCAATGGCTTGGATATCTGCATGAGCACGATTCACACTGCTGCAGTCAATCCAGGCAAGCAAATCGTAAGACGCAAAGAACGCATCAGGGCGCGGATGAATCAAGCGCTGAAGCAGCGTGGTTTTACCCACACCAGGCAGGCCGATGACTTCAATTAGGGCTTTGGGCTGATCCTTTAGCAGTTCGAATAATTGGGCTGATTCTGCTCGAGGAACGTAATGGTCTGGACGAATCGGTAGCTTACCGAGGGAAAATCGGGGACCTGATGCCGCCAGCAAGCGGGTCAACTGCTCTACCGCGTTAGCATGGCCCCAGCCTTGTGCTTTTTGGTAGCACGCTTGGGCTTGGTCAACCTGTTTGAGTTGTTCGAATACTTCCGCATGCTCGAAATAGACATCAGCAATGCACTGCCGTAAGGCTGTTTGCTCCGGCGTCTCAGATCGATCGCGCTCGGTCACTCGGACGTCTGGGTCTGACGGCGTCAAGCCCTGCTGCTTGGCCAACTCGAGCAGGGCCACGGCCACCTGCTCATACAAAGGATTGGCCAGCTCGGGCCGCGCTTCTTTATGCGCGCGCGCTTGCGCTAAATCTGGCGCAAGCCTATCTGAGGCAAAAGGAAGTAGCGGTGTATTCGGATAATGCGTTGAAATGTTTAACATGGGGTTAACCTTATTGCGCTTGCAGTTAATGGTGTGTATTGATCAACTGCAAGGGAATGTAAAAATAGTGTGCGAGGAGGATGTTCACCCTAGGAAAAATGAATGCGTTTGACCTAGATTTAGATTGTCTTACTCGTGTAGAGAATCAGCCGATTGAATATAATTTTTTTGTAATCGCTTCCTTTCGAAATGAACCGGGACATGTCGGTAAGCGCGGAATGCCCGCGCTTACCTTAACCTGCCACCAGACACTCATCCGCTTGAGACACATAGCGCAAACTCACGCCCTTTTTTAAGTGAGTAGCAACGCTATGCAGCCTGCAACTTGCATAGCTCTTCAACCTATATTGATGGGCCAGAAATGCGCTCACTTCACTAATTCACATAGTGCGATTTCAGATGAATTGCCAAATTAGTATTAAAATATTATCGATACTGACATGGTTCGTCAAGCATGTTGGGGGGAGCAAATGAATTATCCGGTTTTTAGCACGTGAATTGTCCGGTTCCTGGGTGGGTTATGTGTTTAAGGATTTCTGAATGGCTCGACTGTTTACGGTCTTTAAGATAAGCCTGTCGAAGTTCCTGATCAGGTGTGCTGTTCTCTGCTAGATTGTCAACAGTGATTGAAATTTGATACAGTTTGCAGCGAAATCCTGACTCTAAATCCGATAAGGAATAAAAAATGAACACTCAAGGGGAAAAAATGCTCAGTCGCAAAGCACTGTTGGGCGCAACCATGAAAGCCATATTCTGGGCTTTTATGGGGATTCGAAAAAGCCGCGATCATAAGCAAGACGTTGAACGCCTCAACCCTCTCCATGTATTGATTGCGGCCCTCGTAGGCGGATTGATTTTTATAACCACATTGATCATTGTGGTTAAGCTTGTCGTCAAAAATTATTAAGGCGCTATCCAATATGTTATTGAGAATCGTCGATAAGTCAGAGCACTCCGCTGCTGCAGAAAGCGTGCAGTGCGCCTACTCAGAATCTGTTGCAGGGGCCCTCGAGCACCGGGCAGAGCCGGTTGAAATCTCTGTCGAAACCCGTACTGGCGTCACGCGTTTTGTGACGGCTTTTGACTTAGCCTCGATCCCTACAGATTTACGGCAAACCTTAGACTGGTATTTCACTGAATATCCGCATGCTGCCACCGCTCAACCCGATGATCATGGTATCGCTGCCAAACTGACCGAGCTTGGACAAGCAATCGGCAATCAGCTTCTAGGCGAGCAGCCGCAATTTGCGCAGGCCATCGCGGCGATCCAAAAACAAGGGATTCAGCAACTCACTGTCCGCATTGAATCAACGCGCGCCAGCTTTTTGGCGCAGCCGTGGGAGTGGCTGGTATTGCCAGCTAGTAGCCAGGTGTTGTCGACGATAGCGAAGAGCTTTGAAAAGCGATTCACCGGTGGGAGATTCTCGGAATCGGATACTGAGTTGGAATACGATCTGAAAGTCACACCGCCGGTGCCAGATGCCATTGCTGAGCTTAATCAACAAATGGGAAATTCAGCTCCAACACAAGCCGCCGCGGAAAAACCCTATCATGCGCCGCTGTGCATCTTGCATATCGTCTCTAGAGCGTACTCAGAACATCTACCTTTTGCATCTAGCGCGGCGCTCGAAGCCGCCACGGACTCGTTCTGCTCAGAAGGCGCCATCCACTATGAAATTTTTGTCGCAGGAACTTGGGCGCAGCTGCAAAAACGGCTCAGCGACCCTCAGCGTCCTGTGCATATTGTGCAGTACGATGGCCCGCTCGTAGTAGAAGGTACGGCAACCAGCCGTGGACAGAATACTGGCGCGGCGTGCTCTGAGCTGCTCAGCCTTCTGCTGGAGGATGCCGGCACTACGTTCGGGCCCATTGCATTTGCCGATTTTGCGAAAGTGCTAGTGCAGAACAAAATCGCGGTGCTGTGCCTCGATGCCCGTGGATATTTCAAGGGTAGCCAACTGCTGGATGCCGCCGCCGGCTTAAGCGCTGCTGCCCATGCTGCTCATCATGCAGGTCTGGGCAATCTGATTGGACTGGCGCAGACCACGGATCCGTGGACCAGTGGCCAGTGTTTCCAAGCTATTTATCACAGTCTAACAGCCGGCTTAAGGTTGGGCCAGGCCGTCACCCAAGCACGTCAGCGCTTGCAAGCGCAAACCGAAATCGCGCGCTTTACCTCACAAGGATTGCCTTTTCAGAGTTGGCCATTGCTGGTTCATTATGGTGGTCAAACCATTACATTTTTTGACACCCCGCAGGCACGTGTGAGTCTGTCGGAATCACAAACCTTGGCACATGCACGCAAGCGCTTACTGGGTTTCAAGGCCACCCTACTGTCTCCTTTGCTCAACCATGCCAACGATGGGCCAGCGCTCGCCCTGCTGGCCGCACTTGAAACTTCACCGCAAGCACTGCTGCTCACCGGCCCGGCCGGCAGCGGTAAGACGCATCTCGTGCATCGTCTTGCGCTTTATTTGGCGCAGCGCGAGCACATCGATTTTGCCTTTTATTTTGATTTCAGTGACGATTTTTACGCCGTCGATATGATGCTGGAAATGATCGCTCCGGTCCTTGGGCTGGCCCCCGGTCAGCAGGCTGAAACCAAGGCTGCGCTTAACAAGCTGCGCTGCTGTTTTGTCCTAGATGGGCTTGCGCCAGATCTCTTAGCGACACAGCAAACACTCAGCGGCTTCGTGCATGAATTGTTGGCTCATGGACATTTAGTCCTCATCACCGCGCCATGCTGGCAAGATAGGTCACCCTCGGCATTCACCGAGATCCCGCTCCCACCCCTGCTCGCTGCTGAACAGCGCTTGCTGGCGGCAGCTCAATTGCGTGCGAACTCTCTCGTGGGCAAAGATCTAGACCACGATTGGCCTGCCTTGTTGACGGCCACCCAAGGCAATCCGTTTCTGCTCCAGCACGCCCTGCCGCTGCTCAATCGCCTCACGGTCACAGCGCTCACCACAGAACTCAGCGCCCGCATCGCGCACGATCGCTCTGTGGTTGATTCATTTTATGCATGGCAATGGTCAGAGATGCCGCACCAATGGCAAGACCTGCTACTGCTGAGCGCTGAAGTCGATGGCCTGCTGCTGGAGTTGCTGATGGTTGCCTTCGATCAGAAGGAACCGTTCGCGCCGGCCAAAAAACTAATGGCGCTCACGGGCAATGAAGCGGCGCTCTTCTCTGACGGACTGACGCTGTGGCAGCGATGCGGTTTTCTCGTTGGCCTGCCCCACGGCCGGATCATTGATACCCGCTGCCGGCCTTTTCTAGAGCGCAAACGGCACGAACAAATTGAGCGTGCGGTCACCGCCATCGAAAGCGAATTGTATTTCAGTCAAGTGCTGTGCGAAGGAATTCGCATCTTAAGCCGCCACCTAAACGGTCAGCAAAATCCCACCTTGGCTCACTATCTTTTGATGAATCGGCGACACTGGAGTACGCATTTAGAAAAACTCTGGTTTGCCCAAGACTACCGTGGCTTTCTGAGTGCCAAACATGCCTTTGATCAAGTGCTGCGGCAGGCCCAGTTGGGCGCAGAAAGTGCGGCGTGGTCACTCAACCTGTTGGCACGCTCCCCTGCTGTACAGGTTGATGACGAGAGCGAGCCGGAAGCGCCGTTAGCTTGGCTGGCGCTGGCCCTCGACGCCATGGCCGCCAACCATGCGGCACACCAGGCCAGCCTAGCCAACGGTGCTGAACGCTGGCGAGCGTGGCTCGATGCCCTGCCGGCTATCATCGAAAAACAGCAGATTTTGTATTTTCAGCAAGCGGCCACCTTCCTCGATGTGTTCTATCAAAGTCGGCAAGATTGGACCGCCGCGCTTGCCGTGAATGAAAGAGCGGTGCAGGTCTATACTCAGTATGAAGCCTGGCCGAAGGTGATCCAAGTACTTAAAGCGCTCGCGCACTGCTATCTCGAACTGGGAGAAGCCGAACAAACTTTAATCTGCGAAGACAAAATCCTTAATGAAATTTCTTACGCCGGCGCGCCCCCCGGCTTTCACGCCCAGCAAGTGTTCGATGTCGCTTGCGCACGCGTTGCCCGCGGCTCTTCTAACTATGCGCAGGTCGCCTTGGACCAGTTAAAAGCCATGGACGAATCTAAACGCTTCGGCGATATGCTGGATGGGCTGCAGGCAGATATCGACTACCAGCAGGAAAACTACGCAGCATCGATGCCCTACTACTGCAAATTGTGGGCCCGCGCGATCCAAGCCGGCCAGCAGCCCTATATCGAGCAATTGAGGCAAAAATTCTTACAGATTGAGCAAAAGCTAGGCGCAGAAGTCTTCGCGCAATACCTCGACGATGAACTGGAAGAAAATATCGTGCGGCCGCAAGAATATATCGCGACACCAAGGACGATACATTAGGATTCAATCTACGCAACTTTTACTAGAATTGAACCGGCGGCGGTGAGTTTTCTTCGGGTCTGGATCTGAGGTAATATGGCGAAGTTCCGAGCACCGCCCGGTCCCGCATCACGTCTTGTTTTTATAGTAGTTTTTTAACAGTCTGTAAGAAGTTTTATTTGGAGGATTGTCATGAGCGTCTATATGTTTCCAGGCCAGGGTTCCCAAACAAAGGGAATGGGCGACACGCTATTTAGTCTGTTCCCAGAACTCACCGCCACCGCCAGCAAGATTCTCGGTTACTCAATTCAGGATTTATGCGTCAAAGATTCAAGTAAGCAACTTAACGACACTCGTTATACACAGCCAGCTTTGTATGTCGTGAATGCTCTTTCTTATCGACAACGCAGCAAAGAGACAGGTACTACTGCCAACTATCTGGTTGGCCACAGTCTCGGTGAATACAATGCACTAGAAGCCTCCGGCGCAATCAGTTTTGAAGACGGCCTAAAGCTGGTCAAAAAACGCGGAGAATTGATGAGTGCGGCCCCCAAAGGCGCCATGGCTGCGGTTATTGGATTAACCCAAATGGCGATTCAAGAAATTCTGCAAGCCAATGGCCTCACGGCGATTGATATCGCCAATCTGAATTCGCCCACGCAAACCATCCTCTCTGGCTTGAAAGAAGATATCATCCGCGCAGCCTCATTCTTTGAAATTGACGGCGTTCGTTACACACCACTGAACACCAGCGGCGCCTTTCACTCCCGCTATATGGAAGCAGCCAAGAAGGAATTCGAAGCTTACCTGCAGGAGTTTACTTTCTCGGCGCTTTCAATCCCAGTCATTGCAAACGTCGATGCCAGCCCTTACCAAGCTGATCGCATTGCTGCTAACTTAGCGACCCAGATTACACATCCGGTCCAATGGGTAAAGA
Encoded here:
- a CDS encoding NB-ARC domain-containing protein — its product is MLNISTHYPNTPLLPFASDRLAPDLAQARAHKEARPELANPLYEQVAVALLELAKQQGLTPSDPDVRVTERDRSETPEQTALRQCIADVYFEHAEVFEQLKQVDQAQACYQKAQGWGHANAVEQLTRLLAASGPRFSLGKLPIRPDHYVPRAESAQLFELLKDQPKALIEVIGLPGVGKTTLLQRLIHPRPDAFFASYDLLAWIDCSSVNRAHADIQAIGYALGYGNLRPQTALRQVASYVQQHPRSLLILDGLTPSNADLVLTWLKPSFWSGQLIYTTAQPLTDKLKQCLERDVDSLPLSLFTSEQAKDLVQQCLPQEPLDACDFAQVIRMTEGFPAVIQALCRHYQATMAGFRNFADFLAQPEQHQEVRDILLSEIAQASLGPLEAETVTNPVTARALTILKQAAWLGEPRIPFAFFGNEQVDQDAIQILSQKQLEIVDLDQATNSLKLNPAFLSVVQKRYLSEQRPLLEKNIQRLSEVFNYLTDNESSDGRHNKPEDLKPYTDLVHTLVFETCATVSFAKNLPLLHQVLTLGSSLARLYYLHHGELQLAHDCLQGAQRFFKQGLSKEQLAHFEQRPEDFALSITRQEANQEEAKLLKLYAEEYLYQEGTLASQLVPRGQVAVEVIQNFEKSYAIQVNLGEVGNPEAIAYTLRNLTRALRKQGRLVDALERFDELARWFDRHPAVFNERVRAEILIDQGIIQKELEDARPAAERNYQPAIDALYETHRIFLRHETANQHQALGMLSIYLGEAYLAGGDFEAGMTHTCQILLYDGKRRERQGRAYFNLARAFYETEYWALAKLFVDQALPIQIGAFQSVTKVLGLKIEQKLLQHQQTVTQDQIAVQTASWETQASLTAYCEAQLIACSAPPKLISRDQIKVVEATAYAWLWQQHAKAVLEQQAALETQAAELTQKIAALEAQEKTQEEKRTQQLQQEELWYHTLAQRINLDAPENKHANLFAKQFQEEQLYQIIQLLRRANGEALLKNKAALAERLIEAVSRALPKIEFNATTGASDTVDLPAIVQAVTKLLSEPQRSDQKAGVLRVADPEQKSKGLRVSAGIQQQIEEMAYYAARCWQPVFSGQTWRTQDIQTLAEYGARRVMDYLRTGGVDMLSSQERVILALMTGEANARLSQPKADESGRSLQGGWSVQGFFSKPGVKVETAEEGAALYLPSQQVRPSVYGYRFGSPLEARTRPYQGVFKSEAEAQQVVEEVRHQQNSCLVM
- a CDS encoding NACHT domain-containing protein, with translation MLSRLTHATSAAVNLELAQSYLKEGRYHKEAEHLETAFILYEHAKASLVKVADERHVTPLSQVKEALRKAQAPQTSEDQALRDDLAAIYLERGDVLKALGKLDKANASYEKAKTWGHVEAQSKLPAATRPSSMFGSINALLSPAASFAMPSLSPSLLSQENPDLDTTQSALQIFAKNVPRPVADYELPEVDDRLTSTAQLAYCLSLLSETALSSETLEKKERLWSQATASNTEERERLHALATDLIRAFINDELKDEATVTEILCVAPALKPDNFQKLLAAFVDGVNQPLLLDFHLVEGLARLIQSATRGSLKPDDLVKILTLLNTRLQETHGQSTDNLYQLTRTVSNVLDAMADSQVTGLDREKLHAPLAASMDGLQGSNDPYLVYKAAYASQALLYVPDNETPWDAAWRRTTKVVGGVAGIVSAVKAFDLKGFVDGLQSIQQGVADVVGVAQTLKDGVEGAMSLYESGQGLIDSFREGFAFKRKSAWYSALRGSDTLLQNGQFTAFEELVRTVPCRRHPAFQWGLCERLGQIAANPLWDADTRQSALNFLSELYTNDTEWGQLADVKQWIIKILLHLSDKSVKSVSATAAKTMLIKLEKSGDADTQELYKKCQEEVHSQYPLNVVLPLSASSSLLDRVQNKPDVEVDLRKLRRQRLQERGDAVYISPQAKPSLKASDKTLFDLKGKVNEFLDGTQKVMLLLGDSGSGKSTFNRMLEKDLWHAYTPKQNQRIPLFINLPAIDKPEQDLIPKHLRKAGFTEPQIRELKERHQFVLICDGYDESQQTHNLYMSNQLNQSGEWQAQMVISCRSEYIGLDYRDRFQPTDRNHQAKSALFQEAVMAPFSKEKINEYIKQYVAVSRPLWQAKDYKQALEQIPHLQDLVKNPFLLTLSLEVLPRMVDVGQTFSTVRVTRVALYDQFVEQWLERGKKRLGDKKLTELEKKAFESLTDEGFTQNGIVFLKNLSAEIYQEQAGNPVVEYSHFRDQGTWKEKFFGREDDKHLLREASPLTRSGNQFRFIHRSLLEYGVARAIFEPQDGERARKVALTQTSNRRGSVSSDWSFDSQAAVEAAAVDIDKPLLDSPLWKKNFVNEPSILQFLAERVQQEPLFNEQLHAVIERSKDDKEARKAAANAITILVRAGVQFNGADLQGIQIPGADLNQGVFDSAQLQGADLRKVKLRNSWLRQANLTGAKMAGAQFGELPFLEEKSPVRVCMYSPDGKTCAVGLGDGTISVYDTLTWKKIHTLSAHTHEIYSVVYSPNGQQIASCSFDKTVRLWNAQTGQLSHTLRKHTEPVGSVMYSPNGRQIASTGIKSKVVHLWDAHTGQHHQTLSGHNHYVLSIGYSPDSQQIASGGYDSTVRLWDAQTGQLSHTLSEHSGTVYSVVYSPDGKQIAAGGSDKTVRLWDAQTGEHRHTLDGHTREVYSVVYAPNGQQIASGSRDNTVRLWDAQTGQPIYTLSGHTSAVKSVVYASNSQQIASRDDFDKVLLWDAQTGQLSQTLSGHTNEICSVAYSPNGQQIASGSRDNTVRLWDGYLGQLSHSLNGHTSGVSSVAYALNGQQIASGSWDQTVRLWDVQTGQLTHTLSGHTSAVKSVLSSPNGQQIASTDEVNKVLLWDAQTGELSHTLSGHTSPVNSVVYSPSGEQIASASSDRTVRLWDTKTGEHRQTLSGHHNMIWSVAYSPDGQQIVSGDWSAGMRLWNAQTGQLSHTLSGHTGKVYSLVYAPNGKQIASGDEDNKVHLWDAQTGQLSHTLNGHALNRNMGVHGSMVYSLNGQQLATYADDKKVLLWDTQSGQLSHTLSGHAGDVLSVKYSPNGQQLASGSADKTVRLWDVSSGQCRMEIRAFGGAVYSVAWKEASNGNYLVTGCADKSVRLWQIIEEGDQCDVRLSWSSTHDVLTVTNASIQDVHGLSHANQQLLKQRGAVGKPIPPLSFKGAGKRLISMGSVASRLALAVEQPTVPAGQSVKASAISA